Proteins from one Piscinibacter lacus genomic window:
- a CDS encoding KpsF/GutQ family sugar-phosphate isomerase translates to MLPNDEARAGDCPAAGERAVQAGMRALGIEAQALLKLQAGLGQAPQAGAFAAAVATVLACRGRVVVMGMGKSGHVGRKIAATLASTGTPALFVHPAEASHGDLGMVTAADVVIAISNSGESDELNVILPVLKRQGVPLIAMSGRPDSTLARHASTALSTAVEQEACPLNLAPTASTTVQIALGDALAVALLEARGFREEDFARSHPGGALGRKLLLHVRDLMRAGEAVPRVAPDTPFTTMLREMSAKGLGFTAVVDADGRPRGVFTDGDLRRLIEKGGDWRGHRAEQLMHDAPRSIRDDALAVEAAGLMEAHRITSLLVVDGGGLLVGAINTNDLMRAKVI, encoded by the coding sequence ATGCTACCGAACGATGAGGCACGCGCCGGAGATTGCCCCGCCGCCGGCGAGCGCGCCGTCCAGGCCGGCATGCGCGCGCTGGGCATCGAGGCCCAGGCCCTGCTGAAGCTGCAAGCCGGGCTCGGCCAGGCCCCGCAGGCCGGCGCCTTCGCCGCCGCAGTGGCCACCGTGCTGGCCTGCCGCGGCCGGGTGGTGGTGATGGGCATGGGCAAGAGCGGCCATGTCGGCCGCAAGATCGCCGCGACCCTGGCTTCCACCGGCACGCCGGCCCTGTTCGTGCACCCGGCCGAGGCCAGCCATGGCGACCTGGGCATGGTCACGGCCGCCGATGTGGTGATCGCGATCAGCAACTCCGGCGAAAGCGACGAACTGAACGTGATCCTGCCCGTGCTCAAGCGCCAGGGCGTGCCCCTGATCGCGATGAGCGGCCGGCCCGATTCGACCCTGGCCCGCCATGCCAGCACCGCCCTGTCGACCGCGGTCGAGCAGGAGGCCTGCCCGCTGAACCTGGCGCCCACGGCCAGCACCACCGTGCAGATCGCCCTGGGCGATGCCCTGGCCGTCGCCCTGCTGGAGGCGCGAGGCTTCCGCGAGGAGGACTTCGCCCGCTCCCATCCCGGCGGCGCCCTGGGCCGCAAGCTGCTGCTGCATGTGCGCGACCTGATGCGCGCCGGCGAGGCCGTGCCGCGCGTGGCGCCGGACACGCCCTTCACCACCATGCTGCGCGAGATGAGCGCCAAGGGCCTGGGCTTCACCGCCGTGGTCGATGCCGACGGAAGGCCGCGGGGCGTCTTCACCGACGGCGACCTGCGTCGCCTGATCGAGAAGGGCGGCGACTGGCGCGGCCACCGGGCCGAGCAGCTCATGCATGACGCGCCGCGCAGCATCCGCGACGATGCGCTTGCGGTCGAGGCGGCCGGGCTGATGGAGGCGCACCGCATCACCAGCCTGCTGGTCGTCGATGGCGGCGGCCTGCTGGTCGGCGCGATCAACACCAACGACCTGATGCGCGCCAAGGTCATCTGA
- a CDS encoding KdsC family phosphatase, producing MSTLPRPLRPTLRFAPELLLAAQGPAGTLRAALFDVDGVLTDGSVWIAAEGETIKPFSVLDGHGLKLLARGGIEPLIVTGRDSAAVRRRVADLGLQHAVYGAGDKLAAAEALLGRLGLDWSEVAAIGDDWPDLPLLLRAGFAACPPGAHAEVRAAVHHITAAAGGQGAARELCDLLLMAAGRYAGLLQGHLGTLDGSAR from the coding sequence ATGTCCACCCTGCCCCGCCCGCTTCGCCCCACCCTGCGCTTTGCGCCCGAGCTGCTGCTGGCGGCCCAGGGCCCGGCCGGCACGCTGCGTGCGGCCCTCTTCGATGTGGACGGCGTGCTGACCGACGGCAGCGTCTGGATCGCGGCCGAGGGCGAGACGATCAAGCCCTTCTCGGTGCTCGACGGCCATGGCCTGAAGCTGCTGGCGCGCGGCGGCATCGAGCCGCTGATCGTGACCGGGCGCGACTCCGCCGCCGTGCGGCGCCGGGTCGCCGACCTGGGTCTGCAACACGCCGTCTACGGCGCCGGTGACAAGCTGGCGGCGGCCGAGGCCCTGCTCGGCCGCCTGGGCCTGGACTGGTCCGAAGTCGCCGCCATCGGCGACGACTGGCCCGACCTGCCCCTGCTGCTGCGCGCCGGCTTCGCCGCCTGCCCGCCCGGCGCCCATGCCGAGGTGCGCGCGGCCGTACACCACATCACCGCGGCGGCGGGCGGCCAGGGGGCGGCGCGCGAGCTCTGCGACCTGCTGCTGATGGCCGCCGGCCGCTATGCCGGGCTGCTGCAGGGCCATTTGGGCACGCTGGACGGAAGCGCCCGATGA
- the lptC gene encoding LPS export ABC transporter periplasmic protein LptC, producing the protein MNPPRGGEAAPPDLPLGDEADEAPFAELRPLAPLRRREARPGPAGPWPLRLYARAWEALLGSLPVVLMALLAGLSWWLVRSTPDPEAAEPARALRHEPDYTMQRFAMSAYAPDGRLQTRLSGEELRHFPDTRTVEIDAIRLLGFEGEGQLLRGRAEQGWGLQDGSELRMKGKVLIQRERTLSPDGAAGDADPGRLEFLGEELEVFPDRKTLRSRLPVTFRDRRSEVQAGTLDYDHAQQVAVLGGGVRGRFLAPGDPGRLAPAAQAEAPASAALP; encoded by the coding sequence ATGAACCCGCCGCGCGGCGGCGAGGCCGCGCCGCCCGATCTGCCGCTCGGCGACGAAGCCGACGAGGCCCCCTTCGCCGAGCTGCGTCCCCTGGCCCCGCTGCGCCGGCGTGAAGCCCGGCCCGGCCCGGCCGGCCCCTGGCCGCTGCGGCTCTATGCCCGCGCCTGGGAGGCCCTGCTCGGCTCGCTGCCGGTGGTGCTGATGGCCCTGCTCGCCGGCCTGAGCTGGTGGCTGGTCCGCAGCACGCCCGACCCCGAGGCGGCCGAGCCCGCGCGCGCCCTGCGGCATGAGCCCGACTACACCATGCAGCGCTTCGCGATGAGCGCCTATGCCCCCGACGGCCGGCTGCAGACCCGCCTGTCCGGCGAGGAATTGCGGCATTTCCCCGACACCCGGACGGTCGAGATCGACGCGATCCGCCTGCTCGGCTTCGAGGGCGAGGGCCAGTTGCTGCGCGGCCGGGCCGAGCAGGGCTGGGGCCTGCAAGACGGCAGCGAACTGCGCATGAAGGGCAAGGTGCTGATTCAACGTGAGCGCACACTCTCGCCGGATGGCGCGGCCGGAGACGCGGACCCGGGCCGCCTGGAGTTCCTCGGCGAGGAGCTGGAGGTCTTTCCCGACCGAAAGACCCTGCGCAGCCGCCTGCCCGTGACCTTCCGCGACCGGCGCAGCGAGGTGCAGGCCGGCACCCTGGACTACGACCATGCCCAGCAGGTGGCGGTGCTGGGCGGGGGCGTGCGCGGTCGCTTCCTGGCGCCGGGCGATCCCGGCCGGCTGGCGCCGGCCGCCCAGGCCGAGGCACCGGCGTCGGCCGCCCTGCCATGA
- a CDS encoding SDR family oxidoreductase translates to MSPAHDARPLVCITGASSGIGQALARRFHAAGWRLALMARRVEAIEAWCQAEGWATGDWAAFAADVRQEASVLAAGQACLAQLGLPDVVIANAGISVGVDTAIAADLAVFRATLETNLLGVAASFQPFLGPMRARGSGRLVGVASVAAIRGLPGHGAYCASKAGVVAYLESLRGECRGQGVQVVTLVPGYVATPLTARNPYGMPFLISAEAFAEQAFRAIARGDSYRVIPRPMGVVAKLLRLLPNPLFDRLLAGRGRKPRQAD, encoded by the coding sequence ATGAGCCCGGCGCACGACGCCCGCCCGCTGGTCTGCATCACCGGGGCCTCCAGCGGCATCGGCCAGGCCCTGGCGCGGCGCTTCCATGCCGCCGGCTGGCGGCTGGCCCTGATGGCCCGCCGGGTCGAGGCCATCGAGGCCTGGTGCCAGGCCGAGGGCTGGGCGACCGGCGACTGGGCCGCCTTCGCGGCCGATGTGCGGCAGGAAGCCAGCGTGCTTGCGGCCGGCCAGGCCTGCCTGGCGCAGCTCGGCCTGCCGGATGTGGTGATCGCCAATGCCGGCATCAGCGTCGGGGTCGACACGGCCATCGCGGCCGACCTGGCCGTCTTCCGTGCCACGCTGGAGACCAATCTGCTCGGCGTGGCCGCAAGCTTCCAGCCCTTCCTCGGGCCGATGCGGGCGCGCGGAAGTGGCCGCCTCGTCGGTGTGGCCAGCGTGGCCGCCATCCGCGGCCTGCCCGGCCATGGCGCCTACTGCGCCAGCAAGGCTGGCGTGGTCGCCTATCTGGAAAGCCTGCGCGGCGAATGCCGCGGCCAGGGCGTGCAGGTGGTGACCCTGGTGCCGGGCTATGTGGCCACGCCGCTGACGGCGCGTAACCCTTACGGCATGCCCTTCCTGATATCGGCCGAGGCCTTTGCGGAGCAGGCCTTCCGGGCCATCGCCCGGGGCGACAGCTACCGGGTCATCCCCCGGCCCATGGGCGTGGTGGCCAAGCTGCTGCGTCTGCTGCCGAATCCGCTGTTCGACCGCCTGCTCGCCGGCCGCGGTCGCAAGCCGCGCCAGGCCGACTGA
- a CDS encoding RNA recognition motif domain-containing protein, with amino-acid sequence MGNKLYVGNLAYSVRDEELLEAFSQFGSVTSAKVMMDRDTGRSKGFGFVEMGSDAEAQSAVQGMNGQPLSGRPLVVNEARPREERPSGFRGPYGGGGFNRGPREGGGGGGGYGGGGGGGYGGGGGGGGYGGGGRGEGGGGGGRGGYGGGGGGYGGGGRGEGGGGGRGGYGGGGGGRGGYGGGGGGY; translated from the coding sequence ATGGGCAACAAGCTTTACGTAGGCAATCTGGCCTACTCGGTGCGCGACGAGGAACTCCTCGAAGCGTTCTCGCAATTTGGTTCGGTGACCTCCGCCAAGGTCATGATGGATCGCGACACCGGTCGCTCCAAGGGTTTCGGTTTTGTCGAGATGGGCAGCGATGCCGAAGCTCAATCGGCCGTCCAGGGCATGAACGGTCAGCCGCTGTCGGGTCGCCCGCTGGTGGTCAACGAAGCCCGTCCCCGCGAAGAGCGTCCCAGCGGTTTCCGCGGCCCCTACGGCGGCGGCGGTTTCAACCGCGGCCCGCGTGAAGGCGGCGGCGGTGGCGGCGGCTACGGTGGTGGTGGTGGCGGCGGTTACGGCGGTGGCGGTGGCGGCGGTGGTTATGGCGGCGGCGGCCGTGGCGAAGGCGGCGGCGGTGGTGGCCGTGGCGGCTACGGCGGCGGTGGCGGTGGCTACGGCGGCGGTGGCCGCGGTGAAGGCGGCGGCGGTGGCCGCGGCGGCTACGGTGGCGGCGGCGGTGGCCGTGGCGGCTACGGTGGTGGCGGCGGCGGTTACTGA
- a CDS encoding sulfite exporter TauE/SafE family protein — translation MFDAPILIAAALAAGFVDAIVGGGGLILVPALFSVFPQAAPATLFGTNKGAAIWGTAWSTAQYARRVQLPWSTLLPAAAATLLGSLSGAWCVTQIDGSWLRKALPLLLLGLLVYTLMRKDLGREHRPRWQGRREAAVASLIGLAIGFYDGFFGPGTGSFFVFLLVRLLGYDFLNASASAKLLNCAANASALTLFAATGHVWWGWALAMAVANVAGSLLGTRLALRHGAGFVRGMFLVVVGGLILKTGWDAWLR, via the coding sequence ATGTTCGATGCCCCGATCCTGATTGCCGCGGCCCTGGCGGCCGGCTTCGTCGATGCCATCGTCGGCGGCGGCGGCCTGATCCTGGTGCCGGCCCTGTTCAGCGTGTTTCCGCAGGCCGCGCCGGCCACGCTCTTCGGCACCAACAAGGGCGCGGCGATCTGGGGCACGGCCTGGTCCACCGCCCAGTACGCGCGGCGCGTGCAACTGCCCTGGTCGACCCTGCTGCCTGCGGCGGCCGCCACCCTGCTGGGCAGCCTGTCCGGTGCATGGTGCGTGACGCAGATCGACGGCAGTTGGCTGCGCAAGGCCCTGCCCCTGCTGCTGCTGGGCCTGCTGGTCTACACCCTGATGCGCAAGGACCTGGGCCGCGAGCACCGGCCGCGCTGGCAGGGGCGCCGCGAGGCGGCGGTGGCCAGCCTGATCGGCCTGGCCATCGGCTTCTACGACGGCTTCTTCGGCCCGGGTACCGGCAGCTTCTTCGTCTTCCTGCTGGTGCGCCTGCTGGGCTACGACTTCCTGAATGCCTCGGCCTCGGCCAAGCTGCTGAACTGCGCGGCGAATGCCTCGGCCCTGACGCTGTTCGCGGCAACCGGCCATGTGTGGTGGGGCTGGGCGCTGGCCATGGCGGTGGCCAATGTCGCCGGCAGCCTGCTGGGCACGCGACTGGCGCTGCGGCATGGCGCGGGCTTTGTGCGCGGCATGTTCCTGGTGGTAGTCGGCGGCCTGATCCTCAAGACCGGCTGGGACGCCTGGCTGCGTTGA
- a CDS encoding alpha/beta hydrolase: MPPRPCPAVSAAATWLRAGSLAGLLALLSSGPAQAAEPLALKPCRIPGLATEVLCGELRRPLDTRRPDGPSISLHLAVLPATARRKLPDPVLFFAGGPGQSAIGLAPQVQPLLARLNTRRDLIFIDARGTGRSSPLRCPETPPGAAAPPLSERFDPLAQLPRLRACIAGWASLPHGDPRFYATASATDDVEAVRIALGLDQLNLVGVSYGTRAVLDYLQRHPGQVRRAVLDGVTPPDQGLPYSQAADGEAALDASLRACEQDAACSRRLPALRAQTAALLRQPPTGVSVRDPLDGRSQTWSPPPEALRSLLRATLYSPLAAAGLPHALSEAAAGRFEALLGLASMHGAALGGRNGGLAEGPHFAVICSEDFPRGPAAEAAEPYRSVCPDWPRAELSPEAGSLRPSPVPVLMLSGGADPVTPPRHAARAAEALGPKVRHLVAPHHGHGVLGTGCARPLLHRFIDAQDEADALGPALSRAADCLAAMPRPPVFLPPQPGAAAP; encoded by the coding sequence ATGCCGCCGCGCCCCTGTCCTGCCGTCTCCGCCGCCGCCACCTGGCTGCGGGCCGGATCGCTCGCCGGGCTCCTCGCCCTGCTCTCGTCCGGTCCGGCGCAGGCGGCCGAACCGCTTGCGCTCAAGCCCTGCCGGATCCCGGGCCTGGCCACCGAGGTGCTGTGCGGCGAGCTGCGCCGCCCGCTGGACACCCGGCGCCCGGACGGCCCCTCGATCAGCCTCCACCTGGCCGTGCTGCCGGCCACGGCGCGGCGCAAGCTGCCCGACCCGGTGCTGTTCTTCGCGGGCGGACCGGGCCAGAGCGCGATCGGCCTCGCCCCCCAGGTCCAGCCCCTGCTGGCCCGGCTGAACACGCGGCGCGACCTGATCTTCATCGATGCGCGCGGCACCGGCCGTTCCTCGCCGCTGCGCTGCCCGGAGACGCCGCCCGGCGCCGCAGCCCCGCCGCTGAGCGAGCGCTTCGACCCCCTGGCCCAGTTGCCGCGGCTGCGCGCCTGCATCGCCGGCTGGGCCAGCCTGCCGCACGGCGACCCGCGCTTCTATGCCACCGCCTCGGCCACCGACGATGTGGAGGCGGTGCGGATCGCCCTGGGCCTGGACCAGCTCAACCTGGTCGGCGTGTCCTACGGCACCCGGGCCGTGCTGGACTACCTGCAGCGCCACCCCGGGCAGGTGCGGCGGGCGGTGCTGGACGGCGTCACGCCGCCCGACCAGGGCCTGCCCTACAGCCAGGCGGCCGACGGCGAGGCCGCGCTGGACGCCAGCCTGCGTGCCTGCGAACAGGACGCCGCCTGCAGCCGCCGCCTGCCCGCGCTGCGCGCGCAGACCGCAGCCCTGCTGCGCCAGCCGCCGACCGGCGTGAGCGTGCGCGACCCGCTCGACGGCCGCAGCCAGACCTGGTCGCCGCCGCCCGAGGCGCTGCGCAGCCTGCTGCGCGCCACGCTCTACAGCCCGCTCGCCGCCGCCGGCCTGCCGCATGCCCTGAGCGAGGCAGCGGCCGGCCGCTTCGAGGCCCTGCTCGGCCTGGCCTCGATGCACGGCGCCGCGCTCGGGGGCCGCAACGGCGGCCTGGCCGAGGGGCCGCATTTCGCGGTGATCTGCTCCGAGGACTTCCCGCGCGGCCCGGCGGCCGAGGCGGCCGAGCCCTACCGCAGCGTCTGTCCCGACTGGCCCCGGGCCGAGCTGTCGCCCGAGGCCGGGTCGCTACGCCCCAGCCCCGTGCCGGTGCTGATGCTCAGCGGCGGCGCCGACCCGGTGACGCCGCCGCGCCATGCGGCGCGGGCCGCCGAGGCCCTGGGGCCCAAGGTGCGGCACCTCGTCGCGCCGCACCATGGCCACGGCGTGCTGGGCACCGGCTGCGCGCGGCCGCTGCTGCACCGCTTCATCGATGCGCAGGATGAAGCCGACGCCCTCGGTCCGGCCCTGAGCCGGGCGGCCGACTGCCTGGCCGCGATGCCACGCCCGCCCGTCTTCCTGCCGCCGCAGCCCGGCGCCGCTGCGCCATGA
- a CDS encoding ABC transporter ATP-binding protein, translated as MIVVEGLAKRYAAGPRRPWWRRFGGPGGVDAPVVGVREVSFRAEDGRITGLLGPNGAGKTTTMRMMAGLIAPDAGRVLIDGREVQAEAGVARARLGVLGDPRGLYPRLSARENIAYYAALQGLGPVAAAQRIEELGETLGLGPLLDRRTEGFSQGERMKTALARALIHDPPNLLLDEPTNGLDVIATRQLRATLRHLASPAGGGKCIVLSSHVMSEVAQLCDEIVIVARGRTVARGSVATLCAVAGEADFEEAFVRLAFGEVQQDGMPTLTRPL; from the coding sequence ATGATCGTCGTCGAGGGCCTGGCCAAACGCTATGCGGCAGGGCCGCGCCGGCCGTGGTGGCGGCGTTTCGGCGGCCCGGGCGGGGTCGACGCGCCGGTGGTCGGCGTGCGCGAGGTCAGCTTCCGCGCCGAAGACGGCCGCATCACCGGCCTGCTGGGCCCCAACGGGGCCGGCAAGACCACGACGATGCGGATGATGGCCGGCCTGATCGCGCCCGATGCCGGCCGGGTGCTGATCGACGGCCGCGAGGTGCAGGCCGAGGCCGGCGTCGCGCGGGCCCGGCTCGGCGTGCTCGGCGACCCGCGCGGCCTCTACCCCCGGCTGAGCGCGCGCGAGAACATCGCCTACTACGCCGCGCTGCAGGGCCTGGGCCCGGTGGCCGCGGCGCAGCGCATCGAGGAGCTGGGCGAGACCCTGGGCCTGGGCCCGCTGCTCGACCGCCGCACCGAGGGCTTCAGCCAGGGCGAGCGGATGAAGACCGCGCTGGCCCGCGCGCTGATCCACGATCCGCCCAACCTGCTGCTGGACGAGCCGACCAATGGCCTGGACGTGATCGCCACCCGCCAGTTGCGCGCGACCCTGCGCCACCTGGCCAGCCCGGCGGGCGGCGGCAAGTGCATCGTGCTGTCCAGCCATGTGATGAGCGAAGTGGCCCAGCTTTGCGACGAGATCGTCATCGTCGCCCGCGGCCGCACCGTGGCGCGCGGCAGCGTGGCCACGCTGTGCGCGGTGGCGGGCGAGGCGGATTTCGAGGAGGCCTTCGTCCGCCTGGCCTTCGGCGAGGTGCAGCAGGACGGCATGCCGACCCTGACCCGTCCCCTGTGA